A window of Mycobacteriales bacterium contains these coding sequences:
- a CDS encoding pitrilysin family protein encodes MTGPPTSGPARPYHFPRFERVAVAGGGTLIAAHMPGRPMATALLVVDAGAVTEPPGREGVALLTARMLAEGTTRRDAFAFAVAAERLGASWSADADYDSMRVGFDVPADELPAAVDLLGEAVREPAFGAEAYARVGAERVDELAVEWSQPGPRAGAAFAAALWAPESRYARRDGGEPQTVAAVSRSDVVDFHAARVRPERSTLVVAGDLSGLDPSALAERMFAGWTAAAPAGAVVPDPASARDGGRRVVVVDRPGSVQSMLVLGHPAPPRTTPDYVAMSTMALAFAGMFGSRINYRLREEKGYTYGMFGGFELRRHGGIFALRAAVQREVTAAALGEAIAELQRTAAGGITAAELEIARNYRVGVFPVSFAQPHAVAGALGDLVIHQLPDDYFDRVRSDVAAVGLDAVNEAAATRLLPDRLVSVVVGDADGLDGPLDSFGAVERSAADPSP; translated from the coding sequence GTGACCGGGCCCCCCACCAGCGGCCCGGCCCGGCCCTACCACTTCCCGCGCTTCGAGCGGGTCGCCGTCGCCGGTGGCGGCACGCTGATCGCCGCGCACATGCCGGGGCGCCCGATGGCCACCGCGCTGCTCGTCGTCGACGCGGGGGCGGTCACCGAGCCGCCCGGCCGGGAGGGCGTGGCGCTGCTCACCGCCCGGATGCTCGCGGAGGGCACGACCCGCCGGGATGCGTTCGCGTTCGCGGTCGCGGCCGAGCGGCTCGGCGCGTCGTGGTCGGCGGACGCCGACTACGACTCGATGCGGGTCGGTTTCGACGTGCCGGCGGACGAGTTGCCGGCTGCGGTGGACCTGCTCGGGGAGGCGGTCCGCGAGCCGGCGTTCGGGGCGGAGGCCTACGCCCGCGTGGGCGCCGAGCGGGTCGACGAGCTGGCCGTCGAGTGGAGCCAGCCCGGCCCGCGCGCCGGAGCCGCGTTCGCGGCCGCGCTGTGGGCCCCGGAGTCCCGCTACGCCCGGCGGGATGGCGGCGAGCCGCAGACCGTCGCCGCCGTCAGCCGCTCCGACGTCGTCGATTTCCACGCCGCCCGGGTGCGGCCGGAACGGTCGACGTTGGTCGTCGCCGGGGACCTCTCCGGCCTGGACCCGTCGGCGCTGGCCGAGCGGATGTTCGCCGGCTGGACCGCGGCGGCGCCGGCCGGTGCCGTGGTGCCCGACCCGGCGTCGGCCCGGGACGGGGGCCGCCGGGTCGTAGTCGTCGACCGGCCCGGCTCGGTGCAGTCCATGCTGGTGCTCGGCCACCCGGCGCCCCCGCGCACCACCCCGGACTACGTGGCGATGTCCACCATGGCGCTGGCTTTCGCCGGGATGTTCGGCTCCCGGATCAACTACCGGCTCCGCGAGGAGAAGGGCTACACCTACGGGATGTTCGGTGGGTTCGAGCTCCGTCGGCACGGCGGCATCTTCGCGCTGCGGGCCGCGGTGCAGCGCGAGGTCACCGCGGCGGCGCTCGGCGAGGCCATCGCCGAGCTCCAGCGCACCGCCGCCGGCGGCATCACCGCCGCGGAGCTCGAGATCGCGCGCAACTACCGGGTGGGGGTCTTCCCGGTGAGCTTCGCGCAGCCGCACGCGGTCGCCGGTGCGCTCGGCGACCTGGTCATCCACCAGCTGCCCGACGACTACTTCGACCGGGTGCGCTCCGACGTGGCGGCGGTCGGCCTGGACGCGGTGAACGAGGCGGCCGCGACCCGGTTGCTGCCGGACCGGTTGGTCAGCGTCGTCGTGGGTGACGCCGATGGCCTCGACGGCCCGCTCGACTCCTTCGGCGCGGTCGAGCGCTCAGCGGCGGATCCGTCGCCATAG
- a CDS encoding pitrilysin family protein, whose amino-acid sequence MPVSAPVYELTESTLDNGLRVVVSPDPTAPVVAMNIWYDVGSRHEQPGRTGLAHLFEHLMFEGSAQVGKGEHFRYVNEAGGTLNATTWCDRTNYFNTVPSNHLELLCWLEADRMWQLALTQETLDNQRAVVKNERRQRYENQPYGTWMERMHALVYPPGHPYHHSTIGSMDDLDAASLEDVAAFYAAHYRPDNAVLTIVGDVDAAEALETVGRQFRRIPRRVDPVPGVPGASLEPLIGTEHRETVREPVPVPRVFIGYRIAPFGSAEYDATVLLAAVLGAGRGARLYRRLVVEREIAQPGEGNLMDTLPFVGGASVAVADLVAREGVEPAALEAAYEQVLAEVAAGQVDEDELARARAVVSADWLGQVSGLDGRADAFSQYATLFGDPALANDVLPRYAEVEVADVVRVAAERLRPDNRAVLVFVPDAP is encoded by the coding sequence ATGCCCGTCAGCGCCCCGGTCTACGAACTCACCGAGTCGACCCTCGACAACGGGTTGCGGGTCGTCGTCAGCCCGGATCCGACCGCGCCGGTGGTGGCGATGAACATCTGGTACGACGTCGGCTCCCGGCACGAGCAGCCCGGCCGCACCGGCCTGGCCCACCTGTTCGAGCACCTGATGTTCGAAGGGTCGGCGCAGGTGGGCAAGGGCGAGCATTTCCGCTACGTCAACGAAGCCGGCGGAACGCTCAACGCCACGACCTGGTGCGACCGCACCAACTACTTCAACACCGTCCCGAGCAACCACCTCGAGCTGCTCTGCTGGCTCGAGGCGGACCGGATGTGGCAGCTGGCCCTGACCCAGGAGACGCTGGACAACCAGCGGGCCGTGGTGAAGAACGAACGGCGCCAGCGCTACGAGAACCAGCCGTACGGAACCTGGATGGAGCGGATGCACGCCCTGGTCTACCCGCCCGGGCATCCCTACCACCATTCGACGATCGGCTCGATGGACGACCTCGACGCCGCCTCGCTCGAGGACGTGGCGGCGTTCTACGCCGCGCATTACCGGCCGGACAACGCGGTGCTGACGATCGTCGGTGACGTCGACGCCGCGGAGGCGCTCGAGACGGTCGGCCGGCAGTTCCGCCGCATACCGCGCCGCGTCGACCCGGTCCCGGGAGTGCCGGGGGCTTCGCTGGAGCCGTTGATCGGGACCGAGCATCGGGAGACGGTGCGCGAGCCGGTCCCCGTTCCCCGGGTGTTCATCGGCTACCGGATCGCGCCGTTCGGCTCCGCGGAGTACGACGCGACCGTGCTCCTCGCCGCGGTGCTGGGCGCCGGCCGGGGGGCGCGGCTCTACCGGCGTCTGGTCGTCGAGCGGGAGATCGCGCAGCCGGGCGAGGGCAACCTGATGGACACGCTGCCGTTCGTCGGCGGCGCCTCGGTGGCGGTGGCGGACCTGGTGGCCCGCGAAGGGGTCGAACCGGCGGCGCTCGAGGCGGCCTACGAACAGGTGCTCGCCGAGGTCGCCGCCGGGCAGGTCGACGAGGACGAGCTGGCCCGCGCCCGGGCGGTGGTGTCCGCCGACTGGCTCGGCCAGGTGAGCGGGCTGGACGGCCGGGCCGACGCGTTCAGCCAGTACGCCACACTGTTCGGGGATCCGGCGCTGGCGAACGACGTCCTGCCGAGATATGCCGAGGTCGAGGTGGCCGACGTCGTGCGGGTCGCGGCCGAGCGGCTGCGCCCGGACAACCGGGCGGTTCTCGTCTTCGTCCCGGACGCGCCGTGA
- a CDS encoding alcohol dehydrogenase catalytic domain-containing protein codes for MRAAVLRTAGDPLRVEEVNLPEPGPGRVRVRIAAAGVCHSDLSLADGTLTQPMPAVLGHEAAGRVRAVGAGVTSVAVGDPVVLNWSPSCGECWFCGHGEPHLCVHGADAAAEPYAELADGTPVYAGLGTGAFAEETVVPERAVVPLPPGVSLEAGALLGCAVLTGVGAVTATTRVAPGESVVVLGLGGVGLAAVQGARLAGADPVIAVDVSEGKRPLAEACGATSFVCGTAQEVAVAVRAATGGRGADHAVECVGRATTIRQAWSLTRRGGQVTVVGVGGKDDPVTFSALELFWSARTLRGCVYGSSAPAEDIPRLGSLIATGSLDVLGLVTHRIDLAGIGLAFARMRAGEGGRSLVVFESD; via the coding sequence GTGCGCGCTGCGGTGCTGCGGACCGCCGGCGATCCGTTGCGCGTCGAGGAGGTCAACCTGCCCGAGCCGGGACCCGGTCGGGTCCGGGTGCGGATCGCCGCCGCCGGCGTCTGCCACTCCGACCTGTCCCTGGCCGACGGCACGCTCACCCAGCCGATGCCGGCCGTGCTCGGGCACGAGGCGGCGGGACGGGTCCGCGCGGTCGGCGCGGGGGTCACGTCGGTGGCGGTCGGCGACCCGGTCGTACTCAACTGGTCGCCGTCGTGCGGCGAGTGCTGGTTCTGCGGTCACGGCGAGCCGCACCTGTGCGTGCACGGCGCCGACGCCGCGGCGGAGCCCTACGCCGAGCTCGCCGACGGCACCCCCGTGTACGCCGGGCTGGGCACCGGGGCGTTCGCCGAGGAGACCGTCGTCCCCGAGCGGGCGGTCGTCCCGCTGCCACCCGGGGTGTCGCTCGAGGCCGGCGCGCTGCTCGGCTGCGCCGTGCTCACCGGGGTCGGCGCGGTGACCGCCACGACGCGGGTGGCCCCCGGGGAGTCGGTGGTCGTCCTCGGGCTGGGCGGCGTCGGGCTGGCCGCGGTCCAGGGCGCCCGGCTGGCCGGCGCGGACCCGGTCATCGCGGTCGACGTGTCGGAGGGGAAGCGACCGCTCGCCGAGGCCTGCGGCGCGACGAGCTTCGTCTGCGGGACGGCCCAGGAGGTCGCGGTCGCGGTGCGCGCCGCGACCGGTGGGCGCGGCGCCGACCACGCGGTCGAATGCGTGGGCCGGGCCACGACGATCCGCCAGGCGTGGTCGCTGACCCGGCGCGGTGGCCAGGTCACCGTGGTCGGCGTGGGGGGCAAGGACGACCCGGTGACGTTCAGCGCGCTCGAGCTGTTCTGGTCCGCCCGCACCCTCCGCGGCTGCGTGTACGGCTCGTCCGCGCCGGCCGAGGACATCCCCCGGCTCGGCTCGTTGATCGCGACCGGCTCGCTCGACGTGCTCGGGCTGGTCACCCACCGGATCGACCTCGCCGGGATCGGTCTGGCTTTCGCCCGGATGCGCGCCGGTGAGGGCGGCCGCAGCCTGGTCGTCTTCGAATCCGATTGA